Proteins from a single region of Ornithodoros turicata isolate Travis unplaced genomic scaffold, ASM3712646v1 Chromosome14, whole genome shotgun sequence:
- the LOC135372327 gene encoding putative nuclease HARBI1, with protein sequence MADLFVIFDEEGIADRDPERTYRTYSDAFATMSEDNFNATFRLSKDAAREVCEAVKGDLERPQQWRRTTLSVEQRVLMALRFYATGAFLGNIAREESFVCSKHAISEALHAVSLAITMNLARKYLRFPSTPEEKLEVKRGFYELAEFPGCLGAIDGTQVAIQQPSLADPRFVDGNYYCHKGYHSINVLAVSNSRDSAYPLQPWLMTPVRTPTTQEEEDYNDAHSRTRVRIEHCFGMLKMRFRCLQRYRTLHFAPDRSCKIINACVVLHNMCITYNTPQLPDAGDAESGPDDDMTQEAHVAGADDAEDNDSAVATSSRATQCVWNFVTCGYKTVPLNSALQQGPQTPEQAL encoded by the exons ATGGCGGATCTGTTTGTCATTTTTGACGAGGAGGGCATCGCCGATCGCGACCCGGAACGCACATATCGCACTTACAGCGATGCTTTCGCTACGATGTCAGAGGACAACTTCAATGCAACCTTCCGCTTGTCTAAGGACGCTGCTAGAGAGGTCTGCGAAGCTGTCAAGGGGGATCTAGAGCGGC CTCAGCAGTGGCGTCGTACAACCCTCAGCGTCGAGCagagagttttaatggcgcTACGGTTCTACGCCACTGGGGCATTCCTCGGCAACATTGCGAGGGAAGAGAGCTTCGTTTGCAGTAAGCATGCAATATCCGAGGCTCTCCACGCAGTGAGCCTAGCCATCACAATGAACCTTGCGCGGAAGTATCTCCGGTTCCCTTCGACTCCAGAGGAAAAGCTGGAAGTAAAGCGCGGGTTCTACGAGTTGGCTGAGTTTCCTGGGTGCCTAG GTGCAATTGATGGTACCCAAGTGGCAATACAGCAACCGAGCCTTGCTGATCCACGCTTCGTGGATGGAAACTACTATTGCCATAAGGGATACCATTCCATCAATGTCTTAGCGGTGAGCAATTCTC GAGACAGCGCCTACCCCTTGCAACCATGGCTGATGACGCCTGTCCGAACACCAACGACACAGGAAGAAGAGGACTACAATGACGCACACAGTCGAACACGTGTGCGCATTGAGCACTGTTTCGGCATGCTGAAGATGCGGTTCCGGTGCCTTCAGAGGTACCGCACCTTACACTTTGCTCCAGACCGGTCGTGCAAAATCATAAACGCTTGTGTGGTGTTGCACAACATGTGTATAACGTACAACACACCTCAGCTACCTGATGCAGGTGACGCAGAAAGTGGGCCTGATGATGACATGACACAAGAGGCACACGTTGCGGGGGCAGACGATGCAGAGGACAATGACAGTGCTGTTGCCACAAGCAGTCGTGCAACCCAG TGCGTGTGGAACTTTGTCACCTGTGGCTATAAAACTGTGCCTTTGAATTCTGCTCTACAACAGGGGCCTCAAACACCTGAGCAAGCTCTGTGA